Proteins from one Candidatus Nitrospira nitrosa genomic window:
- a CDS encoding histidinol-phosphatase, with amino-acid sequence MQDNNQHLAAIFRSMADLLSAQRANPYRVRAYRHAAEALLALEEDVAVVSQRQGLEEIDGIGTDLAKKIEEFLETGKIRSYEELKTPLPEEVKSWATLPGLSDSLVSYLYFRLSIKTLPDLAQLIESHLLRTLPSFSGSEETLLQAVQQRIQNPEH; translated from the coding sequence ATGCAGGACAACAATCAGCATCTCGCGGCGATTTTTCGCTCAATGGCCGATCTGCTGTCGGCTCAGCGAGCGAACCCCTATCGCGTGCGGGCCTATCGACATGCGGCGGAAGCGTTGCTTGCCCTTGAAGAAGATGTGGCAGTGGTGTCACAGCGCCAGGGGCTTGAAGAAATTGACGGGATCGGCACGGATTTAGCCAAAAAGATCGAGGAGTTTCTTGAGACCGGGAAGATCCGTTCCTACGAAGAGCTGAAAACTCCACTCCCCGAGGAGGTTAAGAGTTGGGCAACACTTCCGGGGCTGTCGGATTCACTCGTCTCGTACTTGTACTTCAGACTGAGTATCAAGACCTTGCCCGATCTGGCCCAACTCATCGAGTCTCACTTACTTCGAACTCTCCCGAGCTTCTCAGGATCAGAAGAAACGTTGTTACAGGCGGTCCAACAACGGATCCAAAATCCCGAGCATTAG
- the dop gene encoding depupylase/deamidase Dop, whose protein sequence is MMNEQTSTNSARVIGTETEFGIASRDASAMDPVSGSFAVIGHYPNLAAPTAIWDYENENPLVDARGFEVDGERERPNPDYNRQLNKVLSNGGRLYVDGAHPEYSTPECSQAREIVAFERVGERILASCLQTMARARGFEVYTLYKNNSDGKGNSYGYHENYLVSRTVSFDRIARVLTPFLVTRPIFAGAGKVGAENQTTPAEYQISQRADFFECLMDLNTMVKRPIINTRDEPHADAARFRRLHVIVGDANMAELSTYLKVGTLDIVLHLLEAGADLPQMELEEPVRVFKQVSRDLEVKQTVKLAGGRPTTALAVQRAYLNAAKVFYASQAPGPVIQDVLLRWEEVLNKLEQDPRLLVHSLDWVAKRHLIESYMERKGCGWDDPRVKLMDLQYHDVRPEKGLFYTLERSQLIERIVDEEEIQRAESQPPTGTRAYFRGRCVSKFSKSLYGASWTSVLFDAGDTTIKKVPLMDPHRGTQALTGALLDSSDSVDVLLDKLKV, encoded by the coding sequence ATGATGAACGAACAGACTTCCACGAACTCCGCCCGGGTGATTGGTACGGAAACTGAGTTCGGGATTGCCTCGAGAGATGCTTCGGCGATGGATCCGGTGTCCGGGTCCTTTGCCGTGATCGGGCACTATCCGAACCTGGCGGCTCCAACCGCAATCTGGGACTATGAAAACGAGAACCCCCTGGTCGATGCACGTGGGTTTGAGGTCGACGGTGAGCGTGAGCGCCCGAACCCTGACTATAACCGACAGCTGAACAAGGTATTGTCGAACGGCGGACGGTTGTATGTGGACGGGGCTCACCCTGAGTACTCGACGCCCGAGTGTTCCCAGGCACGAGAGATCGTGGCGTTTGAGCGAGTAGGGGAGCGTATTCTGGCTTCATGCCTGCAGACCATGGCCCGCGCGCGAGGCTTTGAAGTTTATACCCTCTATAAGAACAACTCCGACGGCAAGGGCAACAGCTACGGGTACCATGAGAACTATCTAGTCTCGAGGACCGTGTCGTTCGATCGGATTGCGCGTGTGCTGACCCCGTTTCTTGTGACCAGGCCGATCTTTGCCGGGGCGGGAAAAGTCGGCGCTGAAAATCAGACCACCCCAGCGGAGTATCAGATCTCTCAGCGGGCGGACTTTTTTGAGTGTCTCATGGATCTGAACACGATGGTCAAGCGCCCGATCATCAACACGCGCGACGAACCGCATGCGGATGCGGCCAGGTTTCGGAGGCTGCATGTGATTGTGGGCGATGCCAACATGGCGGAGCTCTCCACCTATCTCAAGGTCGGAACCTTGGACATTGTGTTGCATCTGCTGGAGGCTGGTGCCGATTTGCCGCAGATGGAACTTGAAGAGCCGGTTCGGGTGTTCAAACAGGTATCGCGAGACCTGGAAGTCAAGCAGACGGTGAAGTTGGCAGGTGGAAGACCCACGACGGCGCTGGCGGTCCAACGGGCCTACTTGAACGCGGCCAAGGTATTTTATGCCTCGCAAGCACCTGGTCCCGTCATTCAGGATGTGCTGCTCCGTTGGGAAGAGGTTCTCAACAAGCTCGAGCAGGATCCGCGTTTGTTGGTCCATTCATTGGATTGGGTGGCGAAGCGACACTTGATTGAGTCCTACATGGAGAGAAAAGGCTGTGGATGGGACGACCCACGCGTAAAATTAATGGACCTGCAATACCATGACGTGCGTCCTGAAAAAGGGCTTTTCTATACGCTGGAGCGGAGTCAGCTGATCGAGCGGATCGTTGATGAGGAAGAAATCCAACGGGCCGAGTCCCAACCTCCGACGGGCACGCGAGCGTATTTTCGTGGCCGTTGTGTGAGCAAGTTTTCGAAATCCTTGTACGGTGCCAGTTGGACCTCAGTCTTATTCGATGCCGGCGATACCACGATCAAGAAAGTTCCCCTGATGGATCCCCATCGTGGGACACAAGCCTTGACTGGAGCGCTACTGGATTCTTCCGATTCGGTTGATGTGCTTCTCGACAAACTCAAGGTGTGA
- the thiE gene encoding thiamine phosphate synthase, which yields MPPIDFRLLLVTDRHQTRGRPLPEILHHAVVAGLPAIQVRERDLPTGELLPLLQEIQSITTPRAVPLIVNDRVDLMMALNLDGVHLRSNSLPAQPVRELVGSRRLIGVSTHSAEDVQRANQQGADYVVFGPIFDTPSKRAFGHPLGLALLTEVCRRSSVPVFAIGGITCERVGDVRRAGAHGVAVIGALLTRDDIGEALREFTDALQM from the coding sequence ATGCCGCCCATTGATTTTCGCTTGCTCCTCGTGACTGATCGTCATCAGACGCGCGGGCGTCCCCTTCCCGAGATTCTCCATCACGCCGTCGTTGCAGGTCTGCCGGCTATTCAAGTGCGCGAACGTGATCTTCCGACGGGCGAGCTCCTTCCGCTGTTACAGGAAATTCAGTCAATCACGACGCCACGCGCCGTTCCTCTGATCGTCAATGACCGTGTGGATCTTATGATGGCGCTCAATCTTGATGGAGTGCATCTTCGATCCAACAGCCTGCCGGCGCAGCCGGTTCGTGAGTTAGTCGGGTCGCGGCGATTGATTGGAGTCTCCACCCACTCTGCCGAAGATGTCCAACGGGCGAATCAGCAGGGTGCTGATTATGTCGTGTTTGGCCCCATCTTTGACACACCGTCCAAACGAGCATTCGGGCATCCGCTAGGGCTTGCATTACTGACCGAGGTTTGCCGTCGATCGTCCGTCCCGGTATTTGCCATCGGAGGCATTACGTGCGAACGGGTGGGAGACGTTCGCCGAGCCGGTGCTCACGGAGTCGCGGTGATCGGGGCGTTGTTGACGCGTGATGATATCGGTGAAGCGCTTCGGGAGTTCACGGACGCGTTGCAGATGTGA
- a CDS encoding S41 family peptidase yields MMEQQPRRKSWVVGPMIALALLGGVIIGKGWERTGHASETYEELKTFSEVLNQVQKHYVDETKPKDLIQGAIRGMLSTLDPHSAYMTPEMYKEMQVETRGEFGGVGIQIGVKDNRLAVIAPIEGTPAHRAGIKAGDFITKVNEDPTKDLTLMDAVQKMRGPKGSKVNLTIQRDGATDPLVFTLVRDTIKIESVKSKVIDNLGYVRLTQFQEATGRDLAKAIKQFKEQKVQGAILDLRNNPGGLLTAAVDVSEQFLPTGKLVVYTKSREGKKDEWVAKAKDQLEDLPVIILVNEGSASASEIVAGALQDWGRGLVVGTTSFGKGSVQTILALGDGSGLRLTTAKYYTPKGRSIQSTGITPDIVVKLSGPVVAKATEGKSGDKEAEPKAVKPPTGKDAAPQNGKSPDEGGSKNGTPPPALPEAGGELSLDQDVQLQKAVELLKSWKVFKELKAS; encoded by the coding sequence GCGAAAATCTTGGGTGGTCGGGCCGATGATTGCACTCGCCCTGCTTGGTGGCGTCATCATCGGGAAGGGTTGGGAGCGGACCGGACATGCCAGCGAAACCTATGAGGAGCTGAAGACCTTCTCGGAAGTGCTGAACCAGGTCCAGAAGCACTATGTCGACGAGACAAAACCGAAAGATTTGATTCAAGGCGCTATTCGCGGGATGCTGTCGACGCTCGATCCGCACTCTGCCTATATGACGCCTGAGATGTACAAAGAGATGCAGGTTGAAACCAGAGGCGAATTTGGAGGAGTCGGGATCCAAATCGGCGTGAAGGATAATCGGTTGGCGGTGATTGCCCCGATCGAAGGTACCCCTGCTCATCGAGCCGGCATCAAGGCAGGGGATTTCATCACCAAGGTCAATGAGGATCCGACCAAAGATTTGACGTTGATGGATGCCGTGCAGAAGATGCGGGGGCCGAAGGGGAGTAAAGTCAATCTGACCATTCAACGCGATGGTGCGACAGATCCCTTGGTGTTTACCCTCGTTCGGGACACCATCAAAATTGAAAGTGTAAAGTCCAAGGTGATCGATAACCTCGGCTATGTTCGGCTCACCCAGTTCCAAGAAGCCACGGGGAGGGATTTGGCCAAAGCGATCAAGCAATTTAAGGAGCAGAAGGTCCAGGGCGCGATCCTCGACCTACGGAACAATCCAGGCGGGCTACTGACGGCGGCGGTTGATGTGTCCGAGCAATTCCTGCCGACGGGAAAGCTGGTGGTCTATACCAAGAGCCGAGAAGGGAAGAAGGATGAATGGGTTGCGAAGGCAAAAGATCAATTGGAGGACCTTCCTGTCATTATCCTTGTGAACGAGGGATCAGCGAGCGCATCGGAAATCGTTGCTGGAGCGCTCCAAGATTGGGGCCGGGGTCTCGTGGTGGGAACGACATCGTTTGGAAAAGGATCGGTCCAGACCATCTTGGCTTTGGGAGATGGGTCGGGACTTCGCCTCACGACCGCGAAGTACTATACGCCGAAAGGTCGATCGATCCAGTCGACCGGGATTACCCCCGATATTGTGGTGAAGCTGTCTGGGCCAGTGGTGGCCAAGGCGACCGAAGGGAAATCTGGAGACAAGGAAGCAGAGCCGAAAGCGGTCAAGCCTCCGACAGGGAAGGATGCCGCACCACAGAATGGGAAGTCTCCGGACGAGGGAGGATCGAAGAACGGGACGCCTCCACCAGCCTTGCCTGAAGCGGGTGGGGAGCTTTCTCTTGATCAAGATGTGCAGCTGCAGAAGGCGGTAGAATTGTTAAAGAGCTGGAAGGTATTTAAGGAACTCAAGGCGTCATAG
- the prcA gene encoding proteasome subunit alpha: MPMPYYVSPEQMMQDKAEYAKKGIAKGRSIIAMEYVDGILLAADNPSASLHKVSEIYDNIAFAGAGKYSEFENLRKAGIRHADLKGFMYSREDVTGRSLANGYSQSLGTVFSQEMKPLEVEILVVQTGTNTHPNEIYRISFDGSIIDEKNFAVIGGRADVVQGFLKEKSPSHAPNLDEALRLCVTALDQTANQKLQPEGLEVAVLDRSRTGRKFRRLAVSDIREALSS; the protein is encoded by the coding sequence ATGCCGATGCCCTACTACGTGTCTCCTGAACAAATGATGCAGGATAAGGCGGAGTACGCCAAGAAGGGGATCGCCAAGGGCCGATCGATCATCGCGATGGAGTACGTCGACGGGATTCTCTTGGCCGCCGACAATCCGAGCGCCTCGCTGCATAAAGTCTCTGAGATCTACGACAATATTGCGTTTGCCGGGGCCGGCAAGTATAGCGAGTTCGAGAATCTTCGGAAGGCCGGCATTCGCCACGCCGATCTCAAAGGGTTCATGTATAGCCGGGAAGACGTGACCGGTCGGTCATTGGCGAATGGGTATTCGCAAAGTCTTGGGACCGTCTTCAGCCAGGAAATGAAACCGCTGGAGGTGGAAATTCTCGTGGTACAGACCGGTACCAACACCCATCCGAATGAAATCTATCGTATCTCCTTTGACGGGAGCATCATCGACGAGAAGAACTTTGCTGTGATTGGGGGACGGGCGGACGTGGTACAGGGTTTTCTGAAGGAGAAAAGCCCCAGTCATGCTCCGAATCTCGACGAGGCCTTACGCCTCTGTGTGACAGCTCTCGATCAAACGGCCAATCAAAAGCTCCAGCCGGAGGGGTTGGAGGTTGCAGTGCTGGACCGCAGTCGGACCGGTCGGAAGTTCCGTCGCCTAGCAGTCAGTGACATTCGAGAGGCGCTCTCCTCATAA
- the prcB gene encoding proteasome subunit beta: protein MKLPHLPDHDGSSFVEFLSQHYPALALGASGLASNSDQARTAGTVTVPTATTVLAIKYQQGVIIAGDRRATEGFQIADRRIEKVFKIDEWSAMAIAGAAGPCIEMAKLFQTELEHYEKLEGMPLSCEGKANKLGQMVKANLPMVFQGLVVMPLYVGYDLKRGEGRIFKYDITGGRYEESDYHAIGSGGKDARNTMREHFQRNLSEAEVIKLAVLALYNAADDDVGTGGPDLVRGIYPTAKLVTDQGITDVSEDTLRTVCDAVMAARRSRET from the coding sequence ATGAAGTTACCCCACCTCCCTGACCACGATGGATCGAGTTTCGTGGAGTTCCTGTCCCAACATTATCCGGCCCTGGCGCTCGGAGCCTCAGGGCTCGCCTCGAATTCCGATCAGGCACGAACCGCCGGTACCGTGACGGTGCCCACTGCGACGACTGTGTTGGCGATCAAGTATCAGCAGGGAGTGATCATTGCCGGGGATCGTCGCGCGACGGAAGGATTTCAGATCGCTGATCGCCGGATTGAGAAGGTATTCAAGATCGATGAGTGGTCGGCGATGGCGATCGCGGGGGCGGCCGGTCCCTGTATCGAGATGGCCAAGCTCTTCCAGACTGAGTTGGAGCATTACGAAAAATTGGAAGGTATGCCGCTTTCATGCGAAGGGAAGGCCAATAAGCTTGGCCAGATGGTGAAGGCGAACTTGCCCATGGTGTTTCAGGGGTTGGTCGTGATGCCGCTCTATGTCGGCTATGATCTGAAACGCGGGGAGGGGCGTATTTTCAAGTACGATATCACCGGCGGGCGATACGAAGAATCCGATTACCATGCGATTGGGTCCGGGGGAAAAGACGCTCGCAATACGATGCGGGAACACTTCCAGCGGAATCTTTCCGAGGCGGAGGTGATCAAGCTGGCAGTCTTAGCACTCTACAATGCCGCGGATGACGATGTTGGGACTGGTGGGCCCGACCTCGTGCGAGGGATTTATCCCACCGCGAAGCTAGTGACCGATCAAGGCATCACGGATGTCTCGGAGGACACACTCCGGACGGTCTGTGACGCTGTCATGGCGGCTCGCCGTTCACGGGAGACGTAA
- the arc gene encoding proteasome ATPase, with the protein MADSKSQPNRLRSLRDSVKKITKRLSDGEGEMIHKNSEQARELDKLRVQIQSMEEEIRRLYQSRYQLDQATKQNEKLVATLQEAKAQIEALRAEVEKLTAPPSSYAIFSSLNEDGTGNVYVSGRKMKVSLHPSIKRTELRKGREVVLNEALNVIEVKEFESQGEVVRLKDVLEGGRALVTLHFDEEKVADLGDPLLAERLSVGDHLLYDARSGYVIEKLPKSEAEELVLEEVPDVDYAHIGGLQKELEQVRDAVELPFLHPQVFAEYKLSAPKGVLLYGPPGCGKTLIAKAVANSIAKKLGDRSGKEIRSYFLHVKGPELLNKYVGESERQVREVFKKAKERAEDGHPVIVFFDEMDALFRTRGTGVSSDIESTIVPQFLSEIDGVERLRNVIVIGASNRQDLIDPAVLRAGRLDVKVKVGRPDADAARDIFSKYISTALPFAEEDVARHAGDRHALVERLTAMTVEAMYAASEENKFIEVTYANGEKEVLYFKDFASGALIEGIVSRAKKFAVKRVIANEGTGLRSEDLIRAIREEFKEHEDLPNTTNPDDWAKVAGKKGEKIIHLRTISGGPTEHRQIETMSTGHYL; encoded by the coding sequence ATGGCGGATAGCAAGAGTCAGCCAAACCGGCTCCGGTCCCTCCGAGATTCTGTCAAGAAGATTACAAAGCGGTTGTCCGACGGGGAGGGGGAGATGATTCACAAGAACAGTGAACAGGCTCGAGAGCTCGACAAACTTCGCGTCCAAATTCAGTCGATGGAAGAAGAGATCCGTCGACTGTATCAATCTCGCTACCAACTCGACCAAGCGACCAAACAAAACGAGAAACTCGTCGCGACGCTCCAAGAGGCCAAGGCTCAGATCGAGGCCCTGCGGGCTGAGGTGGAAAAGCTGACGGCGCCTCCGTCGAGCTACGCCATTTTTTCCAGCCTGAACGAAGACGGAACGGGCAATGTCTATGTATCCGGACGGAAAATGAAGGTGAGCCTTCATCCCTCGATCAAGCGGACCGAGTTGCGGAAGGGACGAGAGGTCGTCCTGAATGAAGCCCTCAATGTGATCGAGGTCAAAGAATTCGAGAGTCAAGGCGAGGTTGTTCGACTCAAGGATGTGCTGGAAGGGGGTCGGGCATTGGTCACACTCCACTTTGACGAGGAGAAGGTGGCCGATCTGGGCGATCCCCTGTTGGCCGAACGGCTGAGCGTGGGAGATCACCTCCTTTACGACGCTCGTTCCGGCTACGTGATTGAAAAGCTTCCCAAGTCCGAAGCGGAAGAGCTGGTGTTGGAAGAAGTCCCGGATGTGGACTATGCGCACATCGGCGGCCTTCAGAAAGAGTTGGAACAAGTTCGTGATGCCGTCGAACTCCCGTTTCTGCATCCACAAGTCTTTGCGGAGTATAAGCTCAGTGCGCCTAAAGGGGTGTTGCTCTATGGGCCGCCTGGTTGCGGAAAGACCCTGATCGCTAAAGCGGTAGCCAACTCGATCGCCAAAAAGCTGGGTGATCGATCCGGGAAAGAGATTCGGAGCTACTTCCTGCATGTCAAAGGCCCTGAACTACTCAATAAGTATGTCGGTGAATCGGAGCGTCAGGTCCGTGAGGTGTTCAAGAAGGCCAAGGAGCGGGCAGAGGATGGGCATCCGGTGATCGTGTTTTTTGATGAAATGGATGCGCTCTTCCGAACCCGTGGGACCGGCGTGTCCTCGGATATTGAATCAACGATCGTTCCCCAATTTCTCTCCGAGATCGACGGCGTCGAACGATTGCGCAATGTCATCGTCATCGGAGCGAGCAATCGTCAGGATTTGATTGACCCGGCTGTGCTGCGTGCGGGGCGATTGGACGTCAAAGTGAAGGTGGGGCGTCCGGATGCTGATGCCGCACGGGACATTTTCTCGAAGTATATCTCGACAGCGCTTCCGTTTGCCGAGGAAGACGTTGCGCGGCATGCAGGGGATCGGCACGCGCTGGTCGAACGCTTGACCGCGATGACTGTCGAAGCTATGTATGCGGCCAGCGAAGAAAATAAGTTCATCGAAGTGACCTATGCCAACGGTGAAAAGGAAGTGCTGTACTTCAAAGACTTCGCCAGTGGCGCGTTGATTGAAGGGATCGTGTCGCGGGCGAAGAAGTTTGCCGTGAAACGGGTGATCGCGAATGAGGGAACCGGGTTGCGATCGGAGGACTTGATCCGTGCCATCCGTGAAGAGTTCAAGGAGCACGAAGATCTTCCGAATACGACCAATCCGGACGATTGGGCCAAGGTGGCCGGCAAGAAGGGTGAGAAGATCATCCATCTACGAACCATCAGCGGTGGACCGACGGAACATCGTCAGATTGAAACGATGAGCACCGGCCACTATCTCTAG
- the thiS gene encoding sulfur carrier protein ThiS: MQNAIKIHVNGEARTCRSGATVSDLLTELDIKTERVAVELNLEILDRAALGQRQIKDGDRVEIMSFIGGGSF; this comes from the coding sequence ATGCAGAATGCCATTAAAATCCATGTGAACGGGGAAGCGCGGACCTGTCGTAGTGGGGCAACGGTCTCGGATTTATTGACAGAGTTGGACATCAAGACCGAAAGGGTCGCGGTGGAGCTGAACCTCGAAATTCTGGATCGTGCAGCTTTGGGTCAGCGCCAGATCAAGGACGGAGATCGGGTGGAGATTATGAGTTTCATCGGTGGCGGATCATTTTGA
- the pafA gene encoding Pup--protein ligase, producing MKQRIYGLENEYGLIFSPNGRIYLPMEKVLGYIFEGLIPNSWPSNAFLVNGARFYQDTGCHPEYSTPECDNILDLVVHDKAGERLLEACLPAAEERLREEGLSGEIYIFKNNTDSLGNTYGCHENFLMRRDVDFWKVTEQLIPFFVTRQIFSGAGKVLKVSGKPQYFISQRAQHIHEKTSSSTTSSRSIINTRDEPHSDAERYRRLHIIVGDSNMSEYATYLKVGTAALVLSMIEEGYAVHGMELEDSVKAIREVSRDPTLKKKVRLDDGRQMTAIEIQRVYLSRAKDYLAQETHEPVLDDVCNKWETVLQQLEEDPMQLMHQIDWVTKKHLIQSYVDKKNCGWDDPRVLLLDLQYHDVKRTRGLYYLMETRGVVERVVEEDAVQRAMSTPPQTTRAKVRGDFIRFARAKNRSYTVDWTYLKLNGYWEETILCMDPFSATNRRVEELISQVSGGRFYR from the coding sequence ATGAAACAACGGATTTATGGCCTCGAGAACGAATACGGCCTCATTTTTTCTCCCAATGGCCGGATTTATCTGCCGATGGAAAAAGTCCTGGGATACATCTTTGAAGGACTGATTCCGAACAGCTGGCCGTCGAACGCCTTTTTAGTCAATGGGGCTCGGTTCTACCAAGATACTGGCTGCCATCCGGAGTATTCGACTCCGGAGTGCGACAATATCCTGGATCTTGTTGTGCACGATAAGGCGGGAGAGCGACTCCTGGAAGCCTGTTTGCCTGCCGCAGAGGAGCGGCTCCGTGAGGAAGGGTTGTCCGGGGAGATCTATATTTTCAAGAACAATACGGACTCGTTGGGCAATACGTACGGATGCCACGAAAACTTCCTGATGCGACGGGATGTCGACTTTTGGAAGGTCACCGAACAGTTGATCCCGTTTTTCGTGACCAGACAGATCTTCAGCGGAGCCGGGAAAGTCTTAAAGGTCTCGGGGAAGCCGCAGTACTTTATCTCGCAGCGCGCGCAGCATATCCATGAGAAGACATCGTCGTCGACGACGTCTTCTCGGAGTATCATCAATACCCGCGATGAGCCGCATTCCGATGCGGAACGGTATCGGCGTCTGCATATCATCGTCGGCGATTCGAACATGTCCGAGTATGCGACCTACCTGAAGGTGGGAACCGCCGCGCTGGTCCTGTCGATGATCGAAGAGGGCTATGCGGTTCATGGGATGGAACTCGAAGACTCCGTGAAGGCGATCCGAGAGGTGTCCCGCGATCCCACATTGAAAAAGAAGGTGCGGCTCGATGACGGTCGACAGATGACCGCCATTGAGATTCAACGGGTCTATCTGAGCCGGGCGAAGGACTATCTGGCGCAAGAAACGCATGAGCCAGTTCTTGATGATGTGTGCAATAAGTGGGAAACGGTGTTGCAGCAGTTGGAGGAGGATCCGATGCAGCTGATGCATCAGATCGATTGGGTCACGAAGAAACACCTGATCCAATCCTACGTCGACAAGAAGAATTGCGGGTGGGATGATCCGCGTGTGTTGCTGCTGGATCTTCAGTATCATGATGTGAAGCGGACGAGAGGGTTGTACTATCTCATGGAGACTCGTGGGGTGGTCGAACGAGTTGTGGAGGAAGACGCCGTTCAGCGGGCAATGTCGACCCCTCCGCAAACGACGAGGGCAAAGGTGCGAGGCGACTTCATTCGCTTCGCACGGGCGAAGAATCGATCCTACACGGTAGATTGGACCTATTTGAAACTGAATGGGTACTGGGAGGAAACGATTCTCTGCATGGACCCCTTTAGTGCAACAAATCGACGAGTTGAAGAACTGATTTCCCAAGTTTCCGGAGGCCGATTCTACCGATGA
- a CDS encoding thiazole synthase produces the protein MMDDRLIIAGREFKSRLWVGTGKYKDFAETKKAIELSGADVVTVAVRRVNITDRSKENLLDYIDPKKYTILPNTAGCYTVEDAVRYSRLARAAGVSDLVKLEVLGDERTLFPDTAGLIEAAKILIKEGFIVLPYTNDDPIVAQKLVDVGCPAVMPLAAPIGSGLGIRNPYNLKIIMEMIKVPIIVDAGVGTASDAAFAMELGADAVLMNTAIAGAQDPLAMAEAMKYAVHAGRLAYKAGRIPRKLYATASSPIEGML, from the coding sequence ATGATGGACGATCGACTGATAATTGCTGGACGTGAGTTCAAATCCAGGCTCTGGGTTGGAACGGGAAAATACAAAGACTTTGCGGAAACGAAAAAAGCGATAGAGCTGTCTGGCGCCGATGTCGTGACGGTCGCGGTCCGTCGCGTGAATATCACCGATCGATCGAAGGAGAATCTTCTCGATTACATCGACCCTAAAAAATATACGATTTTGCCCAACACAGCCGGATGTTATACGGTGGAAGATGCCGTGCGATACTCGCGACTGGCTCGCGCTGCTGGCGTGTCCGATTTAGTGAAGTTGGAAGTGCTCGGCGACGAGCGAACGTTGTTCCCGGATACGGCGGGCTTAATCGAAGCTGCCAAGATTCTCATTAAGGAAGGATTCATTGTCCTTCCCTACACGAATGACGATCCCATCGTCGCGCAGAAACTCGTCGATGTTGGGTGTCCCGCCGTCATGCCGCTGGCGGCGCCGATCGGATCAGGTCTTGGAATCCGCAACCCCTATAATTTGAAAATCATTATGGAAATGATCAAGGTGCCGATCATCGTCGATGCCGGTGTGGGGACCGCGTCCGATGCCGCATTTGCGATGGAGTTAGGCGCCGATGCGGTGCTGATGAACACAGCGATTGCCGGGGCCCAAGATCCGCTTGCGATGGCGGAAGCCATGAAGTATGCGGTGCATGCCGGTCGACTGGCGTACAAGGCCGGCCGTATTCCTCGGAAGCTGTATGCCACGGCCAGCAGTCCGATCGAAGGGATGCTCTAA